In Parasegetibacter sp. NRK P23, a single genomic region encodes these proteins:
- a CDS encoding TonB-dependent receptor, translating to MIQKRLSRKMGKGSFFFLLFLFLANLNASAQTEITITGKVRSDSSALEGVTITVKANPGRSAVSGPGGVYSIKAPANGTLVFTSVGYQTLEQPIQGNDKIDVKLTTDYQAMENVVVSVGFGTQKKTSLVSSITSVDPKELKGPTSNLTNMLAGRVSGVIAYQRTGEPGSDNASFFIRGLGSFGAGKVDPLILIDGVESTNNDLARLQPDDIASFSVLKDATAAAVYGARGANGVLIITTKTGVAGTTTLTGRFENSLSTNTRNFNLTDNITYMNMANEAALTRDAPGGAPYSQTKINRTIAGDNPLLYPDNNWIDMLIDDYTINQRFNFGVSGGVAKARYYIAGTYNVDNGLLKENKLNGFNNNIQLKNYSVRSNIDLKVTNTTSAALRMYGQFDDYNGPIGDRRSDGTMGSGGQRVFNQAIWSNPVMFPAIYPQEYLPHIKHPLFGNSTIPGLSNPTMYSNPYANMMSGFAQSNASTLQVQVEVKQDMGGITPGLSGRLMSYTRRYGYFDMTRSYTPFYYKALSYDDRNIDDLMVLNAGGPNPINPQGTEFLGYSEGYKMVNSIFYTEAALNYNRTFNDDHEVSGMVIGILRNYLTGNAPTLEASLPARNLGVSGRFTYGYDRRYLAEFDFGYNGSEKFDKASKRFGFFPSIGLAWNVSNEKFFDNLADKITNLKLRGTYGLVGNDQIGSANDRFFYMSRVNMDNGNYGYNFGLDYDFRLNGISIDRYANPRITWEKSRQLNIGMDLTIMNSLTFTVDAYKNKRSQLLMPRSYIPTTMGLQAGVSANVGKTEVKGVDLLMNYNKTISKKIWVEGRANLTYATGKITAYDEPEYGPQLANLYRLGARIGQVYGYIAERLFYDEKEVLNTPRTPYENVMGGDIKYHDVDKDGRITSNDVVPIGLPTTPEIIYGFGGSVGYGNFDFSVMFQGSARSSFFINPQNISPFVRNGGSQNGLLNTIANDHWSEDNRNSYAFWPRLSNQFIDNNNLTSTWWMRDGSFLRLKNMEVGYSIPTYLLKKIGLKTTRVYLNGSNLHVWSAFDMWDPEMGGNGLGYPVQRVFNAGINFNL from the coding sequence ATGATCCAAAAACGACTATCCCGCAAGATGGGGAAAGGAAGTTTTTTCTTCCTGCTCTTCCTTTTTCTTGCCAACCTGAATGCTTCGGCCCAAACCGAGATTACCATAACTGGTAAGGTGCGGAGCGACTCCTCCGCACTGGAAGGTGTTACCATTACAGTAAAAGCGAACCCCGGACGTTCCGCTGTTTCTGGCCCCGGAGGCGTGTACTCCATTAAAGCGCCGGCCAACGGCACTCTGGTATTCACAAGCGTGGGCTACCAGACTTTGGAGCAGCCCATCCAGGGAAACGATAAAATTGATGTTAAACTGACCACCGATTACCAGGCGATGGAAAACGTGGTGGTAAGCGTTGGTTTCGGTACCCAGAAAAAAACCAGTCTGGTGAGCTCAATCACTTCCGTTGATCCCAAAGAACTGAAGGGCCCCACCAGCAACCTCACGAACATGCTTGCGGGAAGGGTTTCCGGTGTGATCGCCTACCAAAGAACCGGAGAACCGGGGTCGGACAACGCATCCTTCTTTATCCGCGGACTGGGTTCTTTCGGTGCCGGTAAAGTAGATCCGCTGATCCTGATTGATGGCGTGGAATCTACCAACAACGACCTGGCCCGTTTACAGCCCGATGATATCGCCTCCTTTTCCGTGCTGAAAGATGCCACAGCCGCGGCTGTGTACGGCGCAAGGGGCGCAAATGGGGTACTGATTATTACCACCAAAACCGGTGTGGCAGGCACCACCACACTAACCGGAAGGTTCGAGAACTCTCTTTCCACCAATACCAGGAACTTTAACCTGACGGACAATATCACGTATATGAACATGGCCAACGAGGCCGCGCTCACCAGAGATGCGCCAGGAGGCGCGCCGTACTCACAAACCAAGATCAACAGAACAATTGCCGGAGACAACCCGCTGCTGTATCCAGACAACAACTGGATCGATATGCTGATTGATGATTATACCATCAACCAGCGCTTCAACTTCGGCGTATCAGGCGGCGTGGCCAAGGCCCGCTATTACATAGCAGGAACTTACAACGTTGACAATGGCCTGTTGAAAGAAAACAAATTGAATGGTTTCAACAACAACATTCAACTGAAGAATTATTCCGTTCGTTCCAACATCGACCTGAAAGTAACCAATACCACGTCTGCCGCATTAAGAATGTACGGACAGTTTGACGATTACAATGGTCCGATAGGCGACAGAAGAAGCGATGGCACTATGGGAAGCGGCGGACAAAGGGTATTCAACCAGGCGATCTGGTCGAACCCCGTGATGTTCCCCGCTATTTATCCGCAGGAATACCTTCCCCACATTAAACACCCTTTGTTCGGGAACAGCACTATTCCAGGGCTATCCAACCCTACCATGTACAGCAACCCCTATGCGAATATGATGTCTGGTTTTGCGCAAAGCAATGCCTCTACGCTTCAGGTGCAGGTGGAAGTAAAACAGGATATGGGTGGTATTACCCCGGGCCTTTCGGGACGCCTGATGTCGTACACCAGAAGATACGGCTACTTCGACATGACCAGGAGCTATACCCCGTTCTATTATAAAGCCCTCTCCTACGATGACCGTAATATCGACGACCTCATGGTCTTGAATGCGGGCGGCCCCAACCCGATAAACCCCCAGGGAACCGAGTTCTTAGGGTATTCAGAAGGCTACAAAATGGTGAACAGTATTTTTTATACGGAAGCGGCGTTGAACTACAACAGAACATTCAACGACGATCATGAAGTGTCGGGTATGGTGATCGGTATTTTAAGGAATTACCTTACCGGCAATGCGCCTACCCTTGAGGCCAGCCTGCCAGCCAGGAACCTGGGCGTTTCAGGACGTTTCACTTATGGATACGACCGGCGCTACCTGGCGGAGTTTGATTTCGGTTACAACGGATCTGAGAAATTCGACAAGGCATCCAAGCGTTTTGGTTTCTTCCCCTCCATAGGCCTGGCCTGGAACGTTTCCAATGAGAAATTCTTCGACAATCTGGCCGACAAAATCACTAACCTGAAGCTGAGGGGTACCTATGGACTGGTTGGAAACGACCAGATCGGCAGTGCCAACGACAGGTTCTTCTACATGTCCAGAGTAAACATGGACAATGGTAATTACGGTTATAACTTCGGACTTGATTATGATTTTCGCCTGAACGGTATTTCCATTGACCGATACGCCAACCCAAGGATTACCTGGGAAAAATCCCGACAGTTGAACATCGGCATGGACCTTACAATAATGAACTCGCTCACTTTTACGGTGGACGCCTACAAAAACAAACGGTCACAACTCTTAATGCCCAGGTCCTATATCCCCACCACAATGGGCCTTCAGGCGGGCGTTTCGGCGAACGTAGGAAAAACAGAGGTGAAGGGTGTAGACTTGTTGATGAACTACAACAAAACCATCAGTAAAAAAATATGGGTGGAAGGACGCGCCAACCTCACCTACGCCACAGGAAAAATAACAGCTTACGACGAGCCTGAATATGGTCCGCAACTCGCCAACCTGTACAGACTTGGCGCAAGGATAGGACAGGTTTACGGTTATATTGCGGAACGTCTCTTCTATGATGAAAAAGAAGTGTTGAATACCCCAAGAACACCGTATGAGAATGTAATGGGTGGCGACATTAAGTACCATGATGTGGACAAAGACGGAAGGATTACCAGCAATGATGTGGTACCCATCGGACTTCCCACCACACCTGAGATCATTTATGGTTTCGGTGGATCTGTGGGTTATGGCAACTTCGACTTCAGCGTCATGTTCCAGGGCTCAGCCAGGTCATCTTTCTTTATCAACCCGCAAAACATCTCTCCCTTCGTAAGAAACGGCGGTTCACAGAATGGATTGCTTAATACCATCGCGAACGATCATTGGAGTGAAGACAACAGGAACAGTTACGCCTTCTGGCCACGCCTCAGCAACCAGTTTATCGACAACAACAACCTCACTTCCACCTGGTGGATGAGAGACGGTTCTTTCCTCAGATTGAAAAACATGGAAGTAGGCTATTCTATTCCCACTTATCTGCTTAAAAAAATCGGCTTAAAAACGACAAGGGTTTACCTGAACGGAAGCAACCTACATGTATGGAGCGCCTTCGACATGTGGGATCCGGAAATGGGCGGTAACGGTCTCGGCTACCCTGTGCAACGTGTATTCAACGCCGGTATCAACTTCAATCTCTAA
- a CDS encoding RagB/SusD family nutrient uptake outer membrane protein, translated as MFKGKNILIASVCTALALTSCKKYMDIVPDNVATIDHAFSLRTQAQKYLATCYSYLPNNADPQGNVGFLGGDEIWFPSEYREFDTEIWSWSIGRGYQNVTEPHVNYWDGSRYGVNTFQAIRQCNIFMENVSDLNKVVDLSSSERERWLGEVKFLKAYYHFLLLRMYGAFPLMDKNIPVFAEADEVKVSRVPFDSCVNYIVKLIDESIPSLPAFIADRNTELGRITVPIAKAIKARVLVLSASPLFNGNPDLASAKNHDGTPLFNNEYDQQKWVKAAQACKEAIEEAELQGFALYKFPATSFQLTEHTKTQLSIRQAVCDRWNVEKIWGNSGRLASRLQQTCMGRLTTAAASNTNMRAMFSATMKMAEMFYTKNGVPINEDKTLDFNTKYGLRVAVDSEKYLIEPAYKTARLNFDREPRFYADLGFDGGTWYLYSSPTQSDLGTYVMKAKANQYGGTDIGGGINQTGYFIKKLVDWNFSFTENGTTVRGYEWPEVRLADLYLLYAEALNEADGAQNEVCDYLNKVRERAGIPTVQVSWGQYSNNPTKYTTKNGRREIIKRERAIEMAFEGSRFWDLRRWKDASFEMNQPVKGWTITGTTDDTYYQVRTLYQQRFVSPRDYLWPIKLYNLSVNPNLVQNPGW; from the coding sequence ATGTTCAAAGGAAAAAATATACTGATCGCATCCGTTTGCACCGCGCTCGCTTTGACGTCGTGCAAAAAATATATGGACATTGTTCCCGATAACGTGGCTACGATAGACCATGCCTTTTCACTCAGAACCCAGGCGCAGAAATACCTGGCCACCTGCTATTCCTATCTCCCGAATAACGCTGATCCGCAAGGAAACGTAGGCTTTCTGGGTGGAGACGAAATCTGGTTCCCTTCAGAATACAGGGAATTTGATACCGAAATATGGAGCTGGAGCATCGGAAGAGGCTACCAGAACGTAACCGAACCTCATGTAAACTACTGGGATGGCAGCAGGTACGGCGTGAATACCTTCCAGGCCATCAGGCAATGCAACATTTTCATGGAGAATGTTTCCGACCTTAATAAAGTAGTGGACCTCTCCAGTTCCGAAAGGGAAAGATGGCTGGGGGAAGTGAAGTTTCTGAAGGCTTATTACCACTTCCTGCTGCTGCGCATGTATGGCGCTTTCCCATTGATGGATAAGAACATTCCCGTATTCGCGGAAGCGGACGAAGTGAAAGTGAGCCGTGTGCCCTTCGACAGTTGCGTGAACTACATCGTAAAACTGATCGACGAATCCATCCCTTCGTTGCCTGCATTTATCGCGGACAGAAACACGGAGTTGGGGCGCATCACCGTTCCCATCGCGAAAGCCATCAAGGCCCGTGTGCTTGTACTGTCGGCCAGTCCCCTTTTTAACGGAAACCCCGATCTGGCTTCCGCCAAAAACCACGACGGCACCCCTTTGTTCAACAACGAATACGATCAACAAAAATGGGTAAAGGCCGCACAGGCTTGTAAAGAAGCAATTGAGGAAGCCGAATTACAGGGATTCGCCCTTTACAAATTCCCCGCCACATCGTTCCAGCTTACGGAACACACCAAAACACAGCTGAGTATCCGGCAGGCGGTATGCGACAGATGGAACGTTGAAAAGATATGGGGAAATTCCGGCAGACTCGCCAGCAGGTTGCAACAAACATGTATGGGAAGACTCACAACAGCCGCGGCTTCCAATACCAATATGAGGGCCATGTTCAGTGCTACGATGAAAATGGCTGAAATGTTCTATACGAAAAACGGCGTCCCCATCAACGAAGACAAAACCCTGGATTTTAACACCAAATACGGGCTGCGCGTAGCCGTTGACAGTGAAAAATACCTGATTGAACCAGCGTATAAAACGGCCAGGCTCAACTTCGACAGAGAACCCCGTTTTTATGCCGACCTGGGCTTCGATGGCGGTACCTGGTACCTTTACAGCAGTCCTACACAATCCGACCTCGGTACCTATGTGATGAAAGCCAAAGCAAACCAGTATGGCGGCACCGATATTGGCGGAGGCATCAACCAGACAGGGTATTTTATCAAAAAGCTGGTAGACTGGAACTTCTCCTTCACCGAAAACGGTACCACTGTTCGTGGTTATGAGTGGCCGGAAGTAAGGTTGGCTGATCTATACCTGCTTTATGCCGAAGCGCTGAATGAAGCGGATGGCGCACAGAATGAGGTGTGCGACTACCTGAACAAAGTAAGGGAGCGTGCAGGTATTCCCACCGTGCAGGTTTCATGGGGGCAGTACTCCAACAACCCCACCAAGTACACCACTAAAAACGGCAGAAGGGAAATCATCAAAAGGGAAAGAGCCATCGAAATGGCTTTTGAAGGAAGTCGTTTCTGGGACCTGCGCCGCTGGAAAGACGCTTCGTTCGAAATGAACCAACCGGTAAAGGGATGGACCATCACGGGTACAACGGACGACACCTATTACCAGGTGAGAACCCTCTACCAGCAGCGGTTTGTATCGCCACGTGACTACCTGTGGCCCATCAAGCTGTACAACCTTTCCGTAAACCCCAACCTGGTGCAAAACCCCGGATGGTAA
- a CDS encoding DUF5000 domain-containing lipoprotein → MNLRNILPAILVGSMSILAIACAKKEAFNDPLTPSSGTPGPVSAITVTNDSAKAIIGYNVPNIPDIAYVKAVYDLGGGRMREVKASIYEKFLVADGFGDTLQHDVKLYVVNKAEVASDPVTVQVKPLENPIWGVFRNMEVLPDFAGIRVKTKNPSKYDLAIEVMIDSVGQWFPYSGIYTSLDSINSAIRGMDTLPKKLAIYVRDRFMNITDTLFKTLTPFYETALPKNGYREYNLPGDAPSAWSSNRVANLWDGNTEGWPMVNITKDEGKPSVITFDVGKLAQLSRIVIWDYPEYLNSGRGFFYGGNPRKFEIWGSANPPLDGSFNNWTLLAECEEKKPSGLPYGQSTNEDRTIGFAGFNWDLRSDVPKMRYVRIRCLQNWAGSYFLALAEVQVYGDPR, encoded by the coding sequence ATGAACTTACGCAATATATTGCCCGCGATCCTGGTAGGCTCCATGAGCATACTGGCCATCGCGTGCGCAAAAAAAGAAGCATTTAACGACCCGCTCACCCCAAGCAGCGGAACACCAGGTCCCGTTTCAGCGATCACGGTAACAAACGATAGCGCTAAGGCGATCATAGGCTATAATGTGCCCAATATTCCCGACATCGCTTATGTAAAAGCGGTATACGATCTGGGCGGTGGCAGAATGCGGGAAGTGAAGGCAAGCATTTATGAAAAATTCCTGGTAGCCGACGGATTCGGCGATACACTGCAACACGACGTAAAACTTTACGTGGTGAACAAAGCCGAAGTAGCCTCCGATCCGGTAACCGTACAGGTAAAACCACTGGAAAACCCCATCTGGGGCGTTTTCAGAAACATGGAAGTACTGCCAGACTTTGCCGGCATCAGGGTAAAAACAAAAAACCCTTCCAAGTACGATCTCGCCATTGAGGTGATGATTGACTCCGTTGGGCAATGGTTCCCCTATTCAGGCATTTATACCAGTCTTGACAGCATCAACTCCGCCATCAGGGGCATGGACACCCTTCCCAAAAAACTGGCGATTTATGTGCGGGATCGGTTTATGAACATTACGGATACTTTGTTTAAAACACTTACGCCATTTTACGAAACCGCATTGCCTAAAAACGGCTACCGTGAGTACAACCTCCCCGGTGACGCGCCTTCCGCCTGGTCCTCCAACAGGGTCGCCAACCTTTGGGATGGCAATACGGAAGGATGGCCGATGGTAAACATTACAAAAGATGAGGGAAAACCATCCGTGATCACTTTTGATGTGGGAAAGCTGGCGCAACTCAGCCGGATCGTGATATGGGATTATCCTGAATACCTGAACTCCGGACGCGGCTTCTTTTATGGCGGAAACCCAAGGAAGTTTGAAATATGGGGCAGCGCCAACCCTCCTTTGGACGGCAGTTTCAACAATTGGACCTTACTCGCGGAGTGTGAAGAGAAAAAACCTTCCGGCCTGCCTTACGGACAATCAACGAACGAAGACAGAACCATTGGCTTCGCGGGCTTCAACTGGGACCTTCGCTCCGATGTACCCAAAATGAGGTACGTACGCATCCGTTGCCTTCAAAACTGGGCCGGTTCTTATTTCCTCGCGCTCGCTGAAGTACAGGTATATGGCGATCCACGCTAA
- a CDS encoding DUF4998 domain-containing protein — protein MKSTISKYFRKGLFVALAGTMALSCSKMDEYKEKYVPNGEIVYTGKIDSVHMYPGKNRVGFTAFLNNDPRVTMFRVYWGAKADSATFTVKPGELGTAVYKTIPNVPEGEQSFEFVTFDASGNKSVSLYGSVAAFGTRFQESISNRAIKESKLNPQLETVVVLGGMDTATKAILTEIRYLTVNGDSASTRVPLLLPNTESEGVLPNHKYGSEVLYRTYFLPAKNAIDTFLTPYQSYQPISGAAWIDVSAQYVKNPGAPFNRASWDGARWGVLADWTTSADVKNASGGNGGWELRNNAGHLSMEGGWGLPAVPNGKIYQVVHLPFAGKWRFTSHMSDLGAAGTKYLVVNKAATLPDFADITSATYYLNFSTVSATATPYIEFRVDEPTNVCIGFVANMPNTGSYYKVRKVSLSFYKE, from the coding sequence ATGAAATCTACCATATCAAAATACTTCCGGAAAGGACTGTTTGTGGCGCTAGCCGGCACTATGGCACTGTCCTGCTCCAAAATGGATGAGTACAAAGAAAAATACGTTCCCAACGGGGAGATCGTGTACACCGGGAAAATAGACAGCGTGCACATGTATCCGGGTAAGAACAGGGTGGGCTTTACCGCCTTCCTGAATAACGATCCCCGCGTTACGATGTTCCGCGTTTACTGGGGCGCGAAAGCGGATTCCGCAACCTTTACGGTAAAACCAGGAGAACTGGGCACTGCCGTATACAAGACCATCCCCAATGTACCGGAGGGTGAACAATCTTTTGAGTTCGTAACGTTCGATGCCTCGGGTAATAAATCCGTATCACTTTACGGAAGCGTCGCCGCCTTCGGAACCAGGTTCCAGGAATCCATCAGCAACAGGGCTATCAAGGAAAGTAAGTTGAATCCCCAACTCGAAACTGTAGTAGTGCTTGGAGGTATGGACACCGCCACCAAAGCGATCCTTACTGAAATCCGTTACCTCACGGTTAATGGCGACAGCGCTTCCACAAGGGTTCCACTGCTCCTTCCCAATACAGAATCGGAAGGTGTATTGCCCAATCATAAATATGGTTCCGAAGTACTGTACAGAACTTATTTTCTGCCCGCCAAAAACGCCATAGACACTTTCTTAACTCCCTACCAAAGCTATCAGCCCATATCCGGGGCGGCATGGATAGATGTTTCCGCGCAATATGTAAAGAACCCGGGCGCCCCCTTTAACAGGGCTTCATGGGATGGCGCAAGATGGGGCGTTTTGGCCGACTGGACCACTTCCGCAGATGTGAAAAACGCATCGGGAGGAAATGGCGGATGGGAACTTAGAAACAATGCCGGTCATCTTTCCATGGAAGGCGGATGGGGATTACCCGCTGTGCCAAACGGGAAAATATACCAGGTGGTGCATCTTCCATTCGCCGGTAAATGGCGCTTTACCTCGCACATGAGCGACCTCGGCGCAGCGGGCACCAAATACCTGGTGGTAAACAAAGCCGCTACCCTGCCCGACTTTGCAGACATCACCTCCGCAACATACTACCTCAACTTCTCAACGGTTTCCGCAACAGCCACCCCATATATTGAGTTCAGGGTTGATGAACCAACCAATGTATGTATCGGCTTCGTAGCGAACATGCCCAATACCGGAAGCTATTACAAAGTAAGAAAAGTATCCCTCAGCTTCTATAAGGAATAA
- a CDS encoding glycoside hydrolase — translation MRLPLLPLLILPATGFAQQNKAIRFTIHTDRKEQVVDNIGASGCWFSEGIGKHWPEGKKEQIAEWLFSKEMDQNGTPKGIGLSAWRFNIGGGTAEQGDSSGIKDFRKRVESFQNPDGSYDWSKQSGYLWFVKKAKTYGVENLIAFSNTPPVHFTRNGRGFKTEKDFTSNLRPDKYSAYAGFLADVLKHFQQEGINFKYISPVNEPQWDWSNKPGQASQEGSPWYNGEIYKVITALDSALSAQQLSSRIMITEAGMLDYLYTNKGRAGTQIQTFFNPKSALNVSKLTHMAPFIGGHSYFTDGGDTNRIRIRQALKDTALAYGVDYWQTEYSMLGESFREGIRGRRSAMDCALFLAKVIHTDLTVANAKAWHLWNSYEPGNPAFDTRYFLIALRPNATHTDGDFYQTKGLWAMGNFSRFIRPGMQRVQTSRNDGKDEFAAAQHLMASAYVSDKQVVAVFINYTDTVQSLQLNISGKGRVKRATKYVTSKEDDLKAYPIKATQAVELPARSVTTVVLEK, via the coding sequence ATGAGATTACCCTTACTACCCCTTCTTATCTTACCGGCAACAGGCTTCGCGCAGCAAAACAAAGCCATCCGTTTTACCATTCACACCGACCGTAAAGAGCAGGTCGTAGATAACATCGGCGCCTCCGGCTGCTGGTTCTCTGAAGGCATCGGCAAGCACTGGCCCGAAGGAAAAAAAGAACAGATCGCGGAATGGCTCTTCAGCAAAGAAATGGATCAAAACGGCACCCCTAAAGGAATCGGTCTCTCCGCCTGGCGCTTCAACATTGGTGGCGGAACCGCTGAACAGGGCGACAGCAGCGGTATCAAAGATTTCAGGAAAAGAGTGGAAAGTTTTCAAAACCCGGATGGCTCCTACGATTGGAGCAAACAATCGGGTTACCTGTGGTTTGTAAAAAAAGCAAAAACTTACGGCGTTGAAAACCTGATCGCTTTTTCCAATACGCCACCCGTGCATTTTACGAGAAACGGACGCGGATTTAAAACGGAAAAAGATTTCACCTCGAACCTTCGTCCCGACAAATACAGCGCTTACGCGGGATTTCTTGCGGATGTGCTGAAGCACTTCCAGCAGGAAGGCATCAACTTTAAATACATCAGTCCGGTGAATGAACCACAATGGGACTGGAGCAATAAACCGGGGCAGGCCAGCCAGGAAGGAAGTCCGTGGTACAATGGAGAAATATATAAAGTCATAACAGCACTTGACAGTGCGCTATCCGCGCAGCAACTCAGTTCCCGCATCATGATCACCGAAGCGGGCATGCTGGATTACCTCTATACAAATAAAGGCCGCGCGGGTACGCAGATACAGACTTTTTTTAACCCGAAAAGCGCCCTGAACGTTTCAAAACTTACACACATGGCGCCATTTATTGGCGGACACAGTTACTTTACTGATGGAGGCGATACAAACCGCATCCGCATCCGGCAGGCGTTGAAAGATACCGCCCTTGCCTACGGCGTAGATTACTGGCAAACTGAATATTCCATGCTGGGCGAAAGTTTCCGGGAAGGAATCCGGGGAAGAAGAAGCGCCATGGATTGCGCGCTGTTCCTGGCTAAAGTGATCCATACCGACCTGACTGTAGCCAATGCAAAGGCCTGGCACCTCTGGAACAGCTATGAACCTGGCAATCCCGCATTTGATACACGCTATTTCCTGATTGCTCTGCGCCCAAACGCCACCCATACCGACGGAGATTTCTACCAGACCAAAGGATTATGGGCCATGGGAAACTTCAGCAGGTTTATCCGTCCGGGTATGCAGCGCGTGCAAACAAGTCGTAACGACGGTAAAGATGAATTCGCGGCCGCGCAACATCTGATGGCCTCCGCGTATGTGTCAGATAAACAGGTGGTGGCGGTATTCATTAATTATACCGATACAGTTCAATCGTTGCAACTGAACATTTCGGGAAAGGGTCGCGTGAAACGCGCTACAAAATATGTAACATCGAAAGAGGATGACCTGAAAGCATATCCCATTAAAGCCACGCAAGCGGTTGAATTGCCCGCACGCTCCGTTACAACCGTGGTGCTGGAAAAATAA
- a CDS encoding DUF4256 domain-containing protein, which produces MPAKNKLSNTELQQLLATLKSRFEKNMNRHKGLEWAKVEERITKQPDKAWSLQQMEVSGGEPDVVGYDKAEGTFLFFDCSAESPKERRSLCFDDEALEARKENKPQGSAIGMAHEMGVALLSEEEYRFLQELGKFDLKTSSWVQTPANIRKLGGALFCDRRYDTVFLYHNGVQSYYAARAFRASLKV; this is translated from the coding sequence ATGCCAGCAAAAAACAAACTATCCAACACAGAACTCCAACAACTCCTCGCCACCCTCAAATCCCGCTTCGAAAAAAACATGAACCGCCACAAAGGACTGGAATGGGCGAAAGTGGAAGAGCGGATCACAAAGCAGCCTGATAAAGCATGGTCGCTCCAACAAATGGAAGTTTCAGGGGGGGAACCCGATGTGGTAGGGTATGATAAAGCCGAAGGCACTTTTCTCTTTTTTGATTGCTCCGCGGAGTCGCCGAAAGAACGGCGGAGTTTGTGTTTTGACGATGAAGCGCTGGAGGCCCGGAAAGAAAACAAGCCCCAGGGCAGCGCCATCGGGATGGCCCATGAAATGGGGGTAGCGTTGCTTTCTGAAGAGGAATACCGTTTCCTGCAGGAACTCGGGAAGTTCGACCTGAAAACATCCAGTTGGGTGCAAACGCCCGCAAACATCAGGAAGCTCGGCGGCGCTCTTTTCTGCGACCGGCGGTACGATACTGTGTTTCTCTACCACAACGGCGTACAGTCTTATTATGCGGCCAGGGCGTTCCGTGCCTCGCTGAAAGTTTGA
- a CDS encoding DUF86 domain-containing protein, with product MSKRVPSLVIGDILQCISHIQTYTTDLSFDDFCSNFMVVEACLYNIQVIGEATAHLPEDVKEGNPQIPWSLIKGMRNRLIHEYFGTDLPVVWNVIRNDLPALQTEMLAVYKKLQALNR from the coding sequence ATGTCTAAACGTGTTCCTTCACTCGTGATCGGTGATATTTTACAATGCATCAGTCACATTCAGACTTATACCACTGATCTCTCATTTGATGATTTTTGTTCCAACTTTATGGTGGTGGAGGCATGTCTTTATAACATTCAGGTGATTGGTGAAGCTACGGCACATTTACCAGAGGATGTGAAAGAAGGAAATCCTCAAATTCCCTGGAGTCTGATCAAGGGAATGCGGAACAGGCTCATTCATGAATATTTTGGAACTGATCTTCCTGTAGTATGGAATGTAATCAGGAATGATCTGCCAGCACTTCAAACAGAAATGCTTGCTGTTTATAAGAAATTGCAGGCGCTTAACAGGTAG
- a CDS encoding nucleotidyltransferase family protein, whose product MYTLNAIVNILQKHKPELQKKYPIARLGVFGSYARGEATEHSDIDIAVDITGPMGLSFIQMADEIEGLFGIKTDVVPSRSIKPAYLPYVEKDIIYV is encoded by the coding sequence ATGTACACGTTAAACGCAATCGTAAATATCCTGCAAAAGCACAAGCCGGAACTTCAAAAAAAGTATCCTATTGCACGGCTTGGCGTATTTGGATCATATGCCAGGGGAGAGGCCACTGAGCATAGCGATATTGATATTGCCGTTGACATTACCGGACCAATGGGGTTAAGTTTTATCCAAATGGCTGATGAAATTGAAGGGCTGTTCGGAATTAAAACCGATGTGGTGCCTAGCCGTTCCATAAAGCCCGCTTATCTACCCTATGTAGAAAAAGACATTATCTATGTCTAA